A genomic region of Colletotrichum destructivum chromosome 5, complete sequence contains the following coding sequences:
- a CDS encoding Putative Rho GTPase activation protein: MAAVVEDYLESPMDQDDVFPCKGCGEILEEGKAFELAGNRWHLNCFRCNTCGTLLDSDANLLLLGDGSLICNNCTYSCSACNNKIEDLAILTGDQAFCATCFRCRNCKRKIENLRYARTSQGIFCMSCHESLMARRRKKSKAAAQAKSKEKDGSPMITDKSLPALPPNAIPPNAFHDTRVDPDSDKETPTELSPRPRPAYSRNDSSSKNGGRPTRSPERASESKDNGLGLPSSNYRNNRNSTMYAPSGSNNNADANGGGDDGFFIPVALDHTPASNATPRSTSENTSNASKKQDKEYFSLPRASIDKKGDSQSSTPHIAFQEKGRQPSSDYESGPVKLPLRKTSKSSRNDNRSSVMNDEKTQKVTSGKLSPAIDEFKLQDAPKSKKLISPRSASHSAAMTPDSGSAKSSEGVLRKDNEPFPSLPSSDSPPRMGSGTARSSQDSRQREEGEVRPSMDSISSSRTDTTAGKLIPRKELPSTRSVNGKPGGSLSRSATHDETSSSGLSAARPNMTEHKLSDTYMQPRAPPQPPGVSANTPKPPAKDAKDQTNVNEEGKVSPKLPRWSAGGDFSMDEDMARILGTDEGSSSILRRVSNAVRHGRTNSTEGGHPQLPQHPHRVTGHTRSISETTRGTASPRWPKTPIAEDPNGHEISSPISLHSSDDPAFLKRQLRSSENRVAELERQFTTEKDLKRLNKTLIEKRKTVSVLDTQTEIMIRQLEVLAGYVERAKETKTPVDPRDLEDSAIKEFVQKLDKVKQAMSAAIEQLHAERDDLVDEKNQAVADRDRALLEFEQLSSKNAQLADMNNDLTHQIQERFKSQIGGDLKSPNGLGIYSQSKVFSSSQLNLVDSASMTTTLVHEADEPVVEARPTVVDIRKGQVKKFNWKKGSKGLAQNVAKGVNRAVVAFQQERERGPHQGLTGDNIGLPYNMTVSQVEAPVAPAPATAQKGAQQAADRQGFGFFKKGNNQKSMSTTNVSTPTIAEAPTILFGSDLTERADYERRTIPSVVTRCIEEVELRGMDIEGIYRKTGGNSQVKMIQEGFDKSEDYDISDPGLDITAVTSVLKQYFRKLPMPLLTYEVYDRVLESNALADQTERCDHLRKVFSTMPQRHRDCLEFLMFHLARVAQREPENLMSPKNLAVVFAPTIMRDTSLEREMTDMHAKNLAVQFVIENSHTIFTD; encoded by the exons atggccgccgtcgtggagGATTACTTGGAAAGTCCCATGGATCAGGACGACGTCTTCCCTTGCAAAGGCTGTGGAGAG ATCCTGGAAGAGGGCAAAGCGTTCGAACTTG CCGGAAATCGATGGCATCTGAACTGCTTCCGCTGCAACACTTGCGGCACCCTCCTCGACTCCGATGCGAACCTGttgctcctcggcgatggctcGCTCATCTGCAATAACTGCACTTATAGCTGCAGTGCCTGCAACAACAAGATTGAAGACCTCGCTATCCTTACTGGCGACCAGGCCTTCTGCGCAACCTGTTTCCGCTGTCGCAACTGCAAGCGTAAGATCGAGAACTTGCGATACGCGCGGACGTCACAAGGCATCTTCTGCATGAGCTGTCATGAGTCGCTTATGGCACGGCGGAGGAAAAAATCAAAGGCGGCAGCCCAGGCCAAgtcgaaggagaaggatggatCTCCTATGATTACGGACAAATCGCTACCCGCTCTTCCGCCCAACGCCATACCCCCCAATGCTTTTCACGATACCCGGGTTGACCCCGACTCCGACAAGGAGACACCGACTGAGTTGTCTCCCAGACCGCGCCCCGCCTACAGTAGGAACGACTCGTCGTCCAAGAACGGCGGCCGACCTACGCGCTCCCCTGAGCGTGCTTCTGAGTCGAAGGACAATGGTTTGGGCTTGCCCTCGTCGAACTACCGCAACAACCGTAATTCGACTATGTACGCCCCGAgtggcagcaacaacaacgccgaTGCCAatggcggtggcgacgacggcttTTTCATCCCCGTTGCCCTGGATCATACGCCGGCTTCAAACGCAACCCCACGTTCAACCTCGGAGAACACGTCGAACGCGTCCAAGAAGCAAGACAAAGAGTACTTCAGCCTCCCTCGGgccagcatcgacaagaagggcgacTCGCAATCCTCGACGCCCCATATTGCGTTCCAAGAAAAGGGTCGACAACCTTCGTCCGACTACGAGTCTGGGCCTGTCAAGCTGCCTCTGCGCAAGACGTCTAAATCGTCGAGAAACGACAACCGGTCGTCAGTCATgaacgacgagaagacgcAGAAAGTAACCTCTGGCAAGCTCTCGCCCGCAATTGATGAGTTTAAGCTGCAGGACGCGCCGAAGAGCAAAAAGCTCATCAGTCCGAGGAGCGCCTCTCACTCGGCCGCCATGACCCCTGATAGTGGCAGCGCCAAGAGCAGCGAAGGTGTTCTGCGCAAAGATAATGAGCCATTCCCGAGCTTGCCTTCGTCCGATTCGCCTCCCCGCATGGGCAGTGGTACAGCTCGATCGTCCCAGGATTCGAGACAGcgcgaagagggcgaggtgCGTCCCTCAATGGACTCCATCTCTTCCTCGCGAACAGACACGACGGCTGGCAAGTTAATCCCCCGAAAGGAGCTGCCATCCACACGCAGTG TGAACGGCAAGCCTGGAGGCTCTTTGAGTCGATCCGCTACGCACGATGAGACAAGCTCATCGGGACTCTCCGCTGCGCGCCCGAACATGACTGAGCACAAACTGAGCGATACTTACATGCAGCCTCGAGCACCTCCGCAACCGCCCGGCGTGTCCGCGAATACTCCCAAACCTCCCGCAAAGGACGCAAAGGACCAGACGAACGTCAATGAGGAAGGCAAGGTCTCACCCAAGCTACCCAGATGGAGCGCGGGTGGCGATTTCAGTATGGATGAGGACATGGCCAGGATCCTTGGCACTGACGAAGGTTCATCATCCATCCTTCGCCGTGTGTCAAATGCTGTTCGTCACGGACGCACCAACAGCACTGAAGGCGGCCATCCTCAGCTTCCCCAGCATCCTCACAGAGTGACTGGCCATACGCGCAGTATTAGCGAAACCACACGCGGCACAGCCTCACCTCGTTGGCCCAAGACGCCCATCGCCGAGGATCCCAACGGGCACGAGATCAGTAGCCCCATTTCCCTCCACTCGAGCGACGACCCAGCGTTCCTCAAGCGGCAGCTGCGTAGCTCAGAGAATCGTGTAGCGGAACTAGAGAGACAGTTCACCACGGAGAAGGATCTGAAGCGGCTGAACAAGACGCTCATTGAGAAGCGCAAGACAGTCTCGGTACTGGACACACAGACTGAGATTATGATTCGTCAGCTCGAGGTCTTAGCCGGATACGTCGAACGCGCGAAGGAGACAAAGACACCTGTCGACCCGCGCGACCTGGAAGATTCCGCCATCAAGGAGTTTGTGCAGAAGCTTGACAAGGTCAAGCAGGCGATGAGCGCAGCGATCGAGCAACTCCACGCCGAGCGCGACGACCTGGTTGACGAGAAGAACCAAGCGGTCGCTGACAGGGACCGCGCCCTCTTGGAGTTTGAGCAGCTCTCGTCCAAAAACGCACAGCTCGCCGACATGAACAACGACCTGACCCATCAGATCCAGGAGCGGTTCAAATCCCAGATTGGCGGTGACCTCAAGTCGCCGAACGGGCTAGGCATCTACAGCCAGAGTAAAGTtttctcgtcgtcccagcTGAACCTGGTTGATTCCGCCAGCATGACGACGACTCTCGTTCATGAGGCGGACGAGCCGGTGGTTGAGGCCAGGCCGACCGTGGTTGACATTAGGAAGGGCCAGGTTAAGAAGTTCAATTGGAAGAAGGGTTCAAAGGGCTTGGCGCAGAACGTGGCCAAGGGCGTCAAccgtgccgtcgtcgcatTCCAGCAGGAGCGCGAGCGCGGCCCGCACCAGGGCTTAACTGGCGACAACATCGGCCTGCCGTACAACATGACGGTTTCTCAAGTGGAAGCGCCTGTTGCCCCGGCCCCTGCGACTGCGCAGAAGGGCGCTCAGCAAGCAGCTGATCGCCAGGGCTTCGGATTCTTCAAGAAGGGCAATAACCAGAAGTCCATGTCCACGACCAATGTTTCAACGCCCACCATCGCAGAGGCGCCCACTATCTTGTTTGGCTCCGATCTAACCGAGAGAGCCGACTACGAGCGCCGCACCATTCCAAGCGTAGTGACGCGTTGCATTGAAGAGGTCGAGCTCCGTGGCATGGATATTGAGGGCATCTACCGAAAGACAGGCGGCAATTCGCAGGTGAAGATGATACAGGAAGGATTCGACAAGAGCGAGGATTACGACATTTCAGACCCAGGCCTTGACATTACCGCGGTGACGAGCGTGCTCAAGCAATACTTCAGAAAGCTCCCGATGCCCCTGCTGACATATGAGGTGTACGACAGAGTCTTGGAGTCCAATG CTCTCGCCGACCAGACCGAACGCTGCGACCATCTTCGCAAGGTGTTTAGCACGATGCCCCAGCGACACCGTGATTGCCTCGAGTTTCTTATGTTCCATCTTGCGCGGGTGGCACAGCGAGAGCCTGAGAACTTG ATGTCGCCCAAGAACTTGGCGGTTGTTTTCGCTCCGACCATCATGCGAGACACCAGCCTGGAGCGAGAGATGACCGACATGCACGCCAAGAACCTGGCTGTGCAGTTTGTTATTGAAAACAGTCATACCATCTTTACCGACTGA
- a CDS encoding Putative Thioesterase domain, HotDog domain superfamily codes for MKSANPDVQHFLGIPWCAALLSESGIVRDTAPSRFPKPSTEDQLFSTTLHTEETIAAYLAFYKRPSSPASSSSSSSSSSSSSATTPAITPGSSGGGNLIRELRALLTLRSGVNGYPNVSHGGIVATVLDETIGMIFLINKAEGLIPEEAYMTAYLNVTYVRPVATPQTVLCVVEVVSVKGRKWLIEGRIEDEEGRVLAKAESLFVRLKEKL; via the coding sequence ATGAAGTCGGCCAACCCAGACGTGCAAcacttcctcggcatcccgtGGTGCGCGGCGCTCCTCAGCGAGTCGGGCATTGTCCGCGACACGGCGCCTTCGCGGTTCCCGAAGCCAAGCACTGAGGACCAGCTCTTTTCGACGACGCTGCACACAGAGGAGACGATAGCCGCGTATCTGGCTTTCTACAAGCGACCTTCTTccccggcctcctcctcctcctcctcctcctcctcatcgtcttcatcagcaacaacaccTGCCATCACACCAGGTagcagcggcggtggcaatCTGATCCGCGAGCTCAGAGCCCTTTTGACCCTCCGCTCCGGCGTCAACGGGTACCCCAACGTGTCGCACGGGGGCATCGTCGCGACGGTGCTCGACGAGACCATCGGCATGATCTTtctcatcaacaaggccgaGGGGCTCATCCCGGAGGAGGCCTACATGACGGCATACCTCAACGTGACTTACGTGCGTCCCGTGGCGACGCCGCAAACGGTGTTGtgtgtcgtcgaggtcgtgAGTGTGAAGGGCAGGAAATGGTTGATCGAGGGGAGGAtcgaggatgaagaaggaAGGGTGCTGGCAAAGGCGGAGAGTCTCTTCGTCAGACTGAAAGAGAAGCTGTGA
- a CDS encoding Putative major facilitator superfamily, MFS transporter superfamily: MAEHSRVHAPSRSTGAGESSPSFAQTTAEFSLESDLDLDFNVDDAEEDLHLHKAGLGGGQAYEMKSLKKLPARDEEGEGGDGVPSLRRRTSTSTVASFQLYTPDEERSVVRKHDRKLVLFVALLFMLGFLDRSNIGNARISGMEQDLQTNPPWDGWYEWTLTAFYISYIFFEWMSLLWKIIPAHIYVSMIVLSWGLTASLQSVSVSYPMLIFLRVLLGIGEAGFTGIPLYLSFFFKREELAFRTAIFISAAPLATTFASSLAWLITKFAENGPIAPWRLLFLVEGFPSVIAAVAAWHIVPDSPETARYLTAREQRVARLRLRREKPRKKRGGESSRELQGREVVAVLRDPMALLTAAMFFLTNMAYSSLPVFLPKILREMGHSRLESQGLSAPPYFLAFLVVLLTAHVSDRTQNRSVPIVLHALASAGGYAALAFAKSLGLSPLMRYLAVYPAAVGFFNVVTLTVAWSINNQASESRQGGGFALMQIIGQCGPLVGTRLYPDRDAPFYAPGMQACACAMLAVAVLAVILRYYLVYLNRKTGAAPAGSGDAEEEEEEVGLVAPGGRAAMVNESFRYML, translated from the exons atggccgaaCACTCGAGAGTTCACGCTCCAAGCCGCTCAACCGGCGCAGGCGAGTCATCGCCGTCATTTGCGCAAACTACAGCCGAGTTCAGTCTTGAAAgcgacctcgaccttgacttcaacgtcgacgacgcaGAGGAGGATCTGCACTTGCACAAGGCGgggcttggcggcggccaggcctATGAGATGAAGAGCTTGAAGAAATTGCCTGCAAGAGATGAGGAAGGCGAggggggcgacggcgtgcccTCGCTGCGGAGGCGGACGAGCACGAGCACCGTTGCGAGCTTCCAGCTGTACACGCCCGACGAGGAGAGATCCGTTGTTCGCAAGCATGACCGCAAGCTGGTGCTTTTCGTAGCGCTGCTCTTCATGCTCGGCTTCCTGGATCGGTCGA ATATTGGCAACGCGCGCATTTCCGGAATGGAACAAGACCTCCAGACGAACCCCCCGTGGGACGGGTGGTACGAGTGGACACTTACAGCTTTTTACATCTCGTATATCTTTTTCGAGTGGATGTCGCTGCTGTGGAAGATCATTCCAGCCCACATATACGTCTCCATGATTGTGTTGTCGTGGGGCCTAACCGCCTCACTGCAGTCCGTCTCCGTTTCGTACCCTATGCTCATCTTCCTGCGGGTGTTGCTGGGTATCGGAGAGGCGGGGTTCACGGGGATACCATTATACCTATCCTTTTTTTTCAAGAGGGAAGAATTGGCATTCCGTACAGCCATCTTTATTTCTG CCGCACCATTGGCAACAACGTTCGCGTCGTCATTGGCCTGGCTGATTACCAAATTTGCAGAGAATGGCCCCATCGCCCCTTGGCGTCTGCTCTTTTTGGTCGAGGGCTTCCCATCGGTTATTGCAGCCGTAGCTGCATGGCACATTGTCCCTGATAGTCCAGAGACGGCGCGGTATCTCACAGCGCGGGAGCAGAGagtcgcccgcctccgcctgcGACGTGAGAAACCGCGCAAAAAGCGCGGGGGGGAGAGCTCTCGTGAGCTTCAAGGGCGGGAGGTGGTCGCCGTTCTGCGTGACCCGATGGCATTGCTGACCGCTGCCATGTTCTTCCTCACCAACATGGCGTATTCCTCGCTACCGGTGTTTCTCCCAAAGATCCTTAGGGAGATGGGTCACTCTCGTCTGGAATCGCAAGGGCTCAGCGCACCGCCCTACTTTCTAGCTTTCCTCGTCGTGCTCCTGACTGCCCATGTGTCGGATCGGACGCAGAACCGATCTGTCCCCATTGTGTTACACGCTCTCGCGTCAGCCGGCGGGTATGCGGCGCTTGCATTTGCAAAATCACTAGGTCTCTCGCCGCTGATGCGTTACCTGGCCGTGTATCCCGCCGCAGTAGGCTTCTTCAATGTCGTTACGCTTACGGTGGCGTGGAGCATCAACAACCAAGCATCGGAGAGCaggcagggcggcgggtttGCCTTGATGCAGATCATTGGACAATGCGGACCGCTCGTGGGGACGAGGTTGTACCCGGATAGGGATGCGCCTTTCTACGCGCCGGGCATGCAGGCCTGCGCCTGCGCAATGCTCGCTGTGGCCGTCTTGGCTGTGATCTTGAGGTATTACCTCGTGTACCTGAATCGGAAGACGGGCGCCGCCCCAGCGGGTAGtggagatgccgaggaggaggaggaggaggtagGATTAGTTGCACCGGGAGGCCGCGCGGCGATGGTCAACGAGAGTTTTAGATATATGCTCTAG
- a CDS encoding Putative Homeobox domain, HTH CenpB-type DNA-binding domain, Homeobox-like domain superfamily codes for MTTIPEDMDEFVNWEAAAAEVGNIFNMSSQDVAVPPTDPNLDLDLVLENADDDDFGFFALEHFSGGPAPGIQATDNPVDLVHDSQLTSAQEDWWYTPDAPCDSCILGGYQCKKIKEAGSSVYEHYCTSCVALRSECSFAKHLPATARLGPLEPLPSSNPWPTMGDHPRSVREDSGIADLLHSHNSWPAMGDPPGSARDDGAMLAGLPATSTPDLLRSLTASASADEPAAAVPPTKTTTSAKIGARFSRESVRILKNWLSTHTRHPYPSDEEKEMLQRQTGLNKTQITNWLANARRRGKTQAPRSTSPHPRSYSGAIDIPQRRGTPAPDGRVRHMNPLERWVDSPPENEPAEVTAIARAVASSSGASSSGLTSPYSFNFTDDGSGRSLCNASSASSLGTSHSSGGSFASAYSHASRGSFGSFGSFNRGRRRRRRRAGANPVDEKTSLAPASKTFQCTFCTETFRTKHDWQRHEKSLHLSLERWVCSPDGPVALNPETNQLCCVFCGEANPDQAHTEKHNHSQCQERSLEERTFYRKDHLNQHLRLVHDTKFSEWSMKSWKVATPEIRSRCGFCGCVLDSWKQRTEHLSEHFKGGTTMADWKGDWGFEAPVLEMVENSIPPYLIDNERNSPYPYQASGAPAETPRSAYELIKVELAHFMQNHYDKYHTLPSDEQMQLESCRIIFASEVLSIREISYPFSWLRDLLMGDDDLMRQAKIGKMRSQAENRLSTLKLNGKDTLFERCPLEEQLHEFVRAKRLLGLTAMDEELQTESCNIVGRIEEVSTAPSDFIASWLVRCINRSTNWLANFRQRAHLPRTEDIVVENERSTDATKIDSTIHNYSRLERSLADYLERQRSMGIEPCNDSLQREARIIIYEFDDGWNQTAADNLDWLAAFRHRHPSASVQASSLTTTPASQSQLSQGGIQQAISETSPSNVSSANASKSLACPFLTDETADDYGARDQAPPSLTQTGPFFLNDANCFRRLMRELARWTSKYPPESITDEMLQRQARVILYNDDDPWNQTAADNAEWLLRFKRDCGLIRDPGPGLPPGDAWSLAQGGTGFAPPYAFPKGAMAPFSEKTTDVPIRNVKVFEIQSDITNRYLETFKTRYPKPATIFCSRELEDGLVKFVETEMALSGQFPDDDSLRAHASFILNAPETAANDSALLGKFKGWMMTRGQQSGQQQKRQQQQPVLFHPQPRMPAPSASASASVPTLPTGMDLTLSDAEMNNILRDMNFDLSTADLEGLDMNMGMGFSGEAGPSS; via the exons ATGACCACAATCCCAGAGGACATGGACGAGTTCGTCAACTGGGAGGCGGCCGCTGCAGAAGTTGGCAACATCTTCAACATGTCCTCCCAGGATGTGGCTGTGCCGCCTACCGACCCCAACCTGGATCTGGATCTGGTTCTGGAGaatgccgatgacgacgactttgGTTTCTTCGCCCTCGAACACTTTTCGGGGGGGCCTGCTCCAGGAATCCAGGCCACTGACAACCCGGTCGATCTGGTTCACGACAGTCAGTTAACCAGTGCTCAGGAGGACTGGTGGTACACCCCTGATGCGCCGTGTGACAGCTGCATCCTCGGGGGTTACCAGTGCAAAAAGATCAAAGAAGCCGGTTCGAGCGTCTATGAGCATTACTGCACGTCTTGCGTTGCCTTGAGGAGCGAGTGTAGCTTTGCCAAGCACTTGCCCGCCACCGCTCGCCTCGGCCCGCTCGAACCGCTACCCTCCTCGAACCCCTGGCCTACCATGGGAGACCACCCGCGCTCCGTTCGCGAGGACAGTGGCATTGCGGACCTCTTGCACTCCCACAACTCATGGCCTGCCATGGGAGACCCCCCCGGTTCCGCCCGGGACGATGGTGCCATGCTTGCTGGCCTGCCGGCGACTTCAACACCGGACCTGTTGCGGAGTCTGACGGCTTCCGCGTCCGCCGATgagccagccgccgccgtaccgccgaccaagacgacgacctcCGCCAAAATCGGAGCTCGGTTCTCGCGGGAGTCTGTCCGTATCTTGAAAAACTGGCTCTCGACGCACACTCGCCATCCTTACCCCAGCgacgaagagaaggagatgcTCCAACGCCAGACAGGCCTCAACAAAACCCAGATCACCAACTGGCTTGCCAACGCCCGCCGTCGCGGCAAAACACAGGCACCTCGCTCCACCTCACCCCATCCCCGCAGCTACAGCGGCGCTATCGACATCCCTCAGAGACGAGGAACGCCTGCCCCGGATGGCAGAGTGCGCCACATGAATCCCCTGGAGCGTTGGGTCGACTCCCCTCCCGAAAACGAACCTGCCGAAGTGACCGCCATCGCTCGCGCCGTTGCGTCTAGCTCCGGAGCGTCCTCATCGG GTCTTACGAGCCCGTACAGCTTCAATTTCACCGACGATGGTTCTGGTCGGTCCCTCTGcaacgcctcctcggccagcagtCTGGGAACTTCCCACTCCAGCGGCGGCTCTTTCGCCTCCGCATACTCCCATGCTTCCCGCGGCTCGTTCGGCTCGTTCGGATCCTTCAaccgtggccgccggcgccgtaggAGGCGTGCCGGTGCAAACCCCGTTGACGAGAAGACCTCTCTCGCTCCCGCTTCAAAGACCTTCCAGTGTACATTCTGTACCGAAACGTTCAGAACCAAGCACGACTGGCAACGGCACGAAAAGTCCTTGCACCTTTCCCTGGAGAGATGGGTCTGCAGTCCTGATGGTCCGGTGGCTCTCAATCCTGAGACGAATCAGTTATGTTGTGTCTTCTGTGGCGAAGCCAACCCGGATCAGGCTCACACGGAGAAGCACAACCACTCCCAATGCCAGGAAAGAAGTTTGGAAGAGCGCACCTTTTATAGGAAAGATCATTTGAACCAG CACTTGCGCCTTGTTCACGACACCAAATTCTCCGAATGGTCTATGAAGTCCTGGAAAGTCGCCACGCCAGAGATTCGGTCACGATGCGGTTTCTGTGGCTGTGTCCTCGACTCGTGGAAACAGAGGACCGAACACCTCAGTGAACATTTCAAGGGCGGAACCACCATGGCCGACTGGAAGGGAGACTGGGGTTTTGAAGCACCGGTGCTCGAAATGGTTGAAAATTCGATACCGCCAT ATCTCATTGACAATGAGCGAAACTCGCCCTATCCCTATCAGGCCTCCGGCGCCCCTGCAGAGACGCCGCGCTCAGCTTATGAGCTCATCAAAGTTGAGCTGGCACACTTTATGCAGAATCACTACGACAAGTATCACACTTTGCCTAGCGATGAGCAGATGCAGCTCGAGAGTTGCCGTATCATTTTCGCTTCTGAAGTCTTGTCCATCAGGGAGATCTCGTACCCCTTTTCGTGGTTGCGTGATCTATTGATgggagacgacgacctgATGAGACAAGCGAAGATTGGAAAGATGCGATCGCAGGCAGAAAACAGACTGTCGACCCTAAAGCTCAACGGCAAGGATACTCTCTTCGAGCGCTGTCCCTTGGAAGAGCAACTCCACGAGTTCGTCAGGGCGAAGAGGCTACTGGGGCTAACGGCCATGGATGAAGAGTTGCAGACGGAGAGCTGTAACATTGTTGGCCGCATCGAGGAGGTTTCGACGGCACCCAGCGACTTCATCGCCAGCTGGCTTGTACGATGCATCAACCGATCCACCAACTGGCTAGCCAACTTCAGACAGCGGGCCCACCTTCCCAGAACAGaagacatcgtcgtcgagaacgaGCGGTCGACCGACGCCACCAAGATCGACTCGACCATCCACAACTACAGCAGGCTGGAGCGTTCCTTGGCCGACTACTTGGAGAGACAGAGGAGCATGGGCATCGAACCTTGTAATGACAGCCTGCAGAGGGAGGCCAGGATCATTATATACGAGTTCGATGACGGTTGGAACCAGACCGCCGCTGATAATCTGGACTGGCTTGCGGCATTCCGACATCGCCATCCGTCTGCCTCCGTACAGGCCTCAAGCTTAACGACGACGCCTGCTTCTCAAAGCCAACTTTCTCAGGGTGGTATTCAACAAGCCATCTCCGAGACTTCCCCATCGAATGTTTCCTCCGCCAACGCCTCAAAAAGCTTGGCCTGTCCTTTCTTGACAGACGAAACCGCCGATGATTACGGAGCACGCGATCAggctcctccctctctcacccAAACCGGCCCATTTTTCCTCAACGACGCGAACTGTTTTCGTCGCTTGATGAGAGAACTAGCACGATGGACTTCGAAATATCCGCCAGAATCAATCACGGATGAGATGCTCCAGCGACAGGCGAGAGTCATCCTGTACAATGA TGACGATCCCTGGAACCAGACGGCGGCCGATAACGCCGAATGGTTGCTTCGGTTCAAGCGTGATTGTGGCTTGATCCGCgaccccggccccggcctgCCTCCTGGGGATGCCTGGTCTCTTGCGCAAGGCGGGACCGGTTTCGCGCCCCCGTACGCCTTTCCCAAGGGCGCCATGGCCCCCTTCAGCGAGAAGACAACGGATGTGCCGATCCGGAATGTCAAGGTCTTTGAGATCCAGTCGGACATCACAAACCGCTACCTGGAAACGTTCAAGACCAGGTACCCGAAGCCGGCTACAATCTTCTGCTCTCGCGAGCTTGAGGATGGGCTCGTCAAGTTTGTCGAGACGGAGATGGCACTTTCGGGGCAGttccccgacgacgactctcTTAGGGCGCATGCCTCTTTCATACTAAATGCGCCCGAAACCGCAGCGAACGATTCTGCTTTGCTGGGCAAGTTCAAGGGttggatgatgacgaggggTCAGCAGTCTGGTCAGCAACAAaaacgacagcagcagcagcctgtcCTGTTCCATCCGCAGCCTCGAATGCCAgctccgtcggcgtcggcgtcggcgtcggtgccgACTCTGCCTACGGGCATGGACCTGACGCTCTCGGATGCGGAGATGAACAATATTCTGCGAGACATGAACTTTGACCTGAGCACCGCGGACTTGGAGGGTCTCGACATGAACATGGGGATGGGTTTCAGCGGCGAGGCAGGGCCTTCTTCCTAG